The Sphingomonas sanxanigenens DSM 19645 = NX02 genome includes a region encoding these proteins:
- a CDS encoding IS5 family transposase: MWTDTTRALHARSGLTLPSDMTDAEWAVLEPLLPPASHVGRPRKWSLRRIVEAILYLLRGGLPWRMLPPCFPPVSTVRHWFYLWRDNGLWLTINHTLLMVAREAHGREASPSAGVIDSQSVKTTESGGPRGYDAGKKVKGRKRHVLTDTEGNLVHAVIHTADIQDRDGAPMVLAEIIRRFPWLRHVFADGGYAGDKLKDALRRFGKWTIEIIKRSDAAKGFDVLPRRWVVERTLAWLNRNRRLAKDFEQTIASAAAWLFIASIQLFARRIARS; this comes from the coding sequence ATGTGGACCGATACCACTCGCGCCCTTCATGCGCGAAGCGGGCTGACTTTGCCAAGTGATATGACTGATGCCGAGTGGGCGGTTCTGGAACCATTGCTGCCACCAGCATCACATGTCGGGCGACCTCGCAAATGGTCGCTGCGGCGCATTGTCGAGGCTATCCTATACTTGCTGCGCGGGGGCTTGCCCTGGCGGATGCTGCCGCCTTGCTTTCCGCCTGTTTCGACCGTGCGGCACTGGTTCTACCTTTGGCGCGACAACGGGCTGTGGCTGACGATCAATCACACACTGCTGATGGTTGCACGCGAGGCGCACGGCCGGGAGGCTTCGCCCAGCGCCGGCGTGATCGACAGCCAAAGCGTGAAAACCACGGAAAGCGGAGGGCCTCGTGGCTATGACGCGGGCAAGAAGGTCAAAGGGCGCAAGCGCCACGTCCTCACCGACACCGAGGGAAATCTCGTCCATGCCGTGATCCACACCGCCGACATCCAGGACCGCGACGGCGCGCCGATGGTGTTGGCCGAAATCATTCGGCGCTTCCCCTGGCTGCGCCATGTTTTCGCTGATGGAGGCTATGCCGGAGACAAGCTCAAGGACGCTCTGCGCCGCTTCGGCAAATGGACCATCGAGATCATCAAGAGGTCCGATGCAGCGAAAGGCTTCGACGTGCTGCCCCGACGCTGGGTGGTCGAACGCACGCTGGCATGGCTGAACCGGAACCGGCGGCTCGCCAAGGACTTCGAACAAACCATTGCGTCGGCAGCCGCATGGCTCTTCATCGCATCGATCCAGCTCTTTGCCCGACGCATCGCAAGATCATGA
- a CDS encoding sensor domain-containing diguanylate cyclase, with amino-acid sequence MKEFLERAANAGALSFRDLHVILDALPIPLSWATLPQGEIQFVNRAFTKTFGYAEGTFTNVSDWIDKAYPHEHHRRETRRLWHDLWLAQSDGISEIDVCEVEILCADNRIRTAQHRGILLHEMGIGIALFDDISSRREAENALRRIAFEDPLTGLANRRVLQDLWAEHATRGAIADNMMAVLVIDLDGFKAINDRLGHDAGDEMLRTVAQRLKECVREGDLVCRIGGDEFAVLLPGLRSPWPVEPICQRIDAALRQPVIIDGSIAAVGASVGASLYPQDGDELQLLVKRADEALYRRKSQRMGGWEWFQAPIAA; translated from the coding sequence ATGAAGGAATTTCTTGAACGCGCGGCGAATGCCGGCGCCCTGTCGTTCCGTGACTTGCACGTCATTCTGGATGCGCTCCCGATTCCTCTGTCCTGGGCCACCTTACCGCAAGGAGAGATTCAGTTCGTCAACCGGGCTTTTACAAAGACGTTCGGCTACGCCGAAGGGACTTTCACAAACGTCAGTGACTGGATCGATAAGGCCTATCCGCATGAGCATCACCGCCGGGAAACCCGTCGGCTTTGGCACGATCTTTGGCTCGCGCAGTCGGATGGTATTTCGGAAATAGATGTTTGCGAGGTCGAAATTTTATGCGCTGACAACAGGATCAGAACGGCTCAGCATCGCGGAATTCTCCTTCACGAGATGGGCATCGGCATCGCGCTATTCGATGACATTTCGAGCAGACGTGAGGCCGAGAACGCATTACGTCGCATTGCGTTTGAGGACCCGCTAACCGGTCTTGCCAATCGTCGGGTGCTGCAAGATCTATGGGCAGAGCACGCAACACGGGGCGCGATCGCAGACAATATGATGGCTGTACTTGTGATCGATCTGGACGGCTTCAAGGCGATCAATGATCGTTTGGGCCATGATGCAGGCGACGAAATGCTGAGAACTGTGGCTCAGCGGCTCAAGGAATGCGTTCGGGAAGGCGATCTCGTTTGCCGCATAGGAGGCGATGAATTTGCTGTACTGCTACCCGGCCTGCGAAGCCCATGGCCCGTCGAACCAATTTGCCAGCGGATTGACGCGGCCCTGCGCCAGCCGGTCATAATCGATGGAAGCATAGCCGCGGTCGGCGCCAGTGTCGGTGCAAGCCTGTACCCCCAGGACGGCGATGAACTGCAACTTCTGGTGAAGCGCGCTGATGAGGCGCTTTACCGTCGAAAATCGCAGCGCATGGGTGGTTGGGAATGGTTCCAGGCGCCGATTGCGGCCTGA
- a CDS encoding efflux transporter outer membrane subunit — MHSRLLPPSLALLLTACASVPNTSSHAPRVTPPARLDAAAANDAAITGTDRWWTAWGDPALDALIEKSLEVNADIRAAKAHVAAARALVTVAESALYPTVAANGTAWASQSDAGLDDKWQAMLPSLSGNSGSGYLVGLGATWEADLFGGSHADAEMARALSESAARTADAVRLMVAADVVENYQQLQGLRRRLAVLDRSEATAGRLVDYAAARQRTGAATAADVTRARNGLEALRASRPALTSLIDARRRRLAVLAGDLPEQAPAMIASATFETPGAPTGQLPSDILARRPDVAARSWLVNARAARLKSLKADLLPRFAIHFLGQNGHIELGGLPGYGGTGGLVGLSASMPLFNAGRLQARVKAGDAELEAALANYDQAMLSALEEVESAYGFRTGLDERLAGLIRTSDMARRRADQLAILYDAGRTQLGDVLQARLDALSDEDKMEQTRIAQGTATVQLYRALGGGW, encoded by the coding sequence ATGCATAGCCGATTGCTTCCCCCCTCGCTCGCGCTGCTGCTCACCGCCTGTGCCAGCGTTCCTAACACGTCTTCTCACGCGCCACGCGTCACTCCGCCCGCTCGCCTCGACGCAGCGGCGGCGAACGACGCGGCAATAACCGGGACAGACCGCTGGTGGACGGCGTGGGGCGATCCCGCTCTTGATGCGCTGATCGAGAAATCGCTCGAAGTAAACGCCGATATCCGCGCTGCAAAGGCCCATGTCGCCGCCGCGCGAGCGCTGGTCACTGTCGCGGAATCCGCACTTTATCCTACCGTTGCCGCAAATGGCACAGCCTGGGCCAGTCAGAGCGATGCCGGGCTCGATGACAAGTGGCAGGCCATGCTGCCATCGCTGTCCGGAAACAGCGGCAGTGGATATCTGGTAGGTCTTGGAGCCACCTGGGAGGCTGACCTGTTCGGTGGAAGTCACGCAGACGCCGAAATGGCGCGCGCGCTTTCCGAAAGTGCCGCACGAACGGCTGATGCCGTCAGGCTCATGGTCGCCGCCGATGTCGTCGAGAATTATCAGCAGTTGCAGGGGCTGAGACGTCGCCTCGCCGTCCTTGATCGCAGCGAGGCGACGGCGGGCCGCCTTGTCGATTATGCAGCCGCCCGACAGCGGACGGGCGCTGCGACAGCGGCCGATGTCACCCGCGCTCGCAATGGCCTTGAGGCGCTGCGCGCCTCCCGCCCGGCTCTCACATCCCTCATCGATGCGCGCCGGCGGCGACTGGCCGTGCTGGCGGGCGACCTGCCCGAACAGGCGCCGGCCATGATCGCCTCCGCCACTTTTGAGACGCCGGGCGCGCCCACGGGGCAGCTACCTTCCGACATTCTTGCTCGCAGGCCTGATGTCGCGGCGCGATCTTGGCTGGTGAACGCGCGCGCGGCGCGCCTCAAGAGCCTGAAGGCCGATCTGCTTCCGCGTTTCGCCATCCATTTCCTTGGGCAGAACGGGCATATCGAACTGGGCGGCCTGCCAGGTTATGGCGGAACCGGAGGTCTGGTCGGCCTTTCCGCATCGATGCCGCTTTTCAATGCCGGAAGGTTGCAGGCCAGAGTGAAGGCGGGCGATGCCGAACTTGAGGCTGCTCTCGCCAATTATGACCAGGCCATGCTGTCGGCGCTCGAGGAAGTTGAATCCGCTTATGGCTTTCGGACGGGGCTGGACGAACGCCTGGCCGGGCTTATCCGTACATCCGACATGGCGCGCCGACGCGCCGACCAACTGGCGATATTGTACGATGCCGGACGCACCCAATTGGGCGATGTGTTGCAGGCCCGACTGGATGCCCTCTCGGACGAGGACAAGATGGAGCAAACCCGCATCGCGCAAGGAACGGCGACCGTTCAGCTCTATCGGGCGTTGGGAGGTGGCTGGTAA
- a CDS encoding ABC transporter permease, which produces MTRWILNVALLSGKELRSVMKDVTLMALILFAFTVAIQLVANGVRAEVMNASVAIMDEDHSELSRRLRDAIQQPYFKPPEDIERSAIGPAMDSGQYIFVIEIPPRFEADTLAGRSPSVQILVDATAMTQAGLGAAYFQQIFAQETLDFLHARGLLEALPVQVESRMHFNPNAQSAWYTSVMQIVTNVTVLSIILVGAAVIREREHGTIEHLLVMPVRASEIAFAKILANGLVILLASIASLWFVVHGAVGVPLTGSLLLFTAAMFLYLFSVTSLGMWMATLAPSMPQFGLFAVPVYAIAYLLSGAATPLESMPSAIRTIALCLPTTQFVSLSQAILYRGAGVRTILPELAIICGSGVFFVAMAVSRFRSMLSRQG; this is translated from the coding sequence ATGACGCGCTGGATTCTCAACGTCGCGCTTCTGAGCGGCAAGGAACTGCGCAGTGTCATGAAGGATGTGACGCTGATGGCGCTTATCCTCTTCGCTTTCACCGTGGCGATCCAGCTTGTTGCGAACGGGGTGCGCGCAGAGGTCATGAACGCTTCGGTCGCGATCATGGACGAGGATCATTCCGAACTGTCGCGCCGACTGCGCGATGCCATCCAGCAGCCCTATTTCAAACCACCCGAGGACATCGAGCGATCCGCGATCGGCCCTGCGATGGACAGCGGCCAATATATCTTCGTGATCGAGATCCCGCCCCGCTTCGAAGCCGATACGCTCGCGGGCCGGTCGCCCTCCGTCCAGATTCTCGTCGACGCGACTGCCATGACGCAGGCAGGTCTGGGCGCTGCCTATTTCCAGCAGATATTCGCTCAGGAAACGCTCGACTTCCTCCATGCCCGGGGCCTCCTGGAGGCGCTGCCGGTCCAGGTCGAAAGCCGGATGCATTTCAATCCCAACGCCCAGTCGGCCTGGTATACCTCGGTCATGCAGATCGTCACCAATGTGACGGTGCTCTCGATCATCCTCGTCGGCGCGGCGGTGATCCGTGAGCGTGAGCATGGCACGATCGAGCATCTGCTGGTGATGCCCGTGCGCGCCAGCGAGATCGCCTTCGCCAAGATCCTTGCCAACGGCCTCGTCATCCTGCTGGCCTCGATCGCGTCCCTCTGGTTCGTCGTTCATGGCGCTGTGGGCGTGCCGCTGACCGGATCTCTCCTGCTCTTTACAGCGGCAATGTTCCTCTATCTCTTCTCGGTCACCTCGCTCGGCATGTGGATGGCGACGCTCGCGCCATCCATGCCGCAGTTCGGGCTCTTCGCGGTGCCCGTCTATGCCATCGCCTATCTGCTCTCGGGGGCGGCGACGCCGCTCGAGAGCATGCCCTCGGCGATCCGCACGATTGCACTGTGTCTGCCGACCACCCAGTTCGTCAGCCTCTCCCAGGCGATCCTCTATCGCGGCGCGGGCGTGCGAACGATCCTGCCGGAACTCGCGATCATCTGCGGCTCGGGCGTGTTCTTCGTGGCGATGGCCGTCAGCCGCTTCCGTTCGATGCTCTCAAGGCAGGGCTAA
- the rbbA gene encoding ribosome-associated ATPase/putative transporter RbbA has product MIPPAQILPEEAIRIESLSHRYGGIVALNEVSLSLPKGKTTALVGPDGVGKSTLLGLISGVKKLQTGRLSVLGFDLAERRKREDFLARVAYMPQGLGRNLYPTLSVRENIDFFGRLFGLSAAEREAHLRRLLDATGLAPFPDRPAGKLSGGMKQKLGLCCSLVHDPDLLILDEPTTGVDPLSRRQFWELVDAMCAERPDMTVLVSTAYMEEAERFGHLVAMDDGKVIAQGDTGEIMREAGADTLEAAYVRLLPQDKRPSGDALVVPAWQDKGEAPAIEAHDLTRRFGDFVAVDHVNFRIGRGEIFGFLGSNGCGKTTTMKMLTGLLDATDGTASLFGRPIAPGDMETRMRVGYMSQAFSLYEELSVRQNLVLHARLYRVPRAQAGELVSAALAQFELEAHADAVPSALPLGIRQRLQLAAACLHRPEILILDEPTSGVDPAARDMFWRHLIRLSRDEGVTIFVSTHFMNEAERCDRISLMHRGRVLAVGAPAELTQRYDAERLEDAFIAVLEKDNDEVPTAAPATLPTDTSAASPTVAAGARAMAMGVPRLPTAAGNWPGFAWAFARREATELMRDRIRLAFALIGPIILLCIAAYSISFDVQNIRLAVLDHDCSAASRDLQRYFEGSRYFRVEPELQSDAAAEQALREASAKMVLDIPPGFGRDLAAGRRPAIDVRIDGASPFPASNARAYAEAILLRYSIDQLRSTQLFAIPDLSSTIEPRFIYNQEFRSIYAMAPGVLMLCMILIPAMLTALGVVREKEIGSITNLYASPASLGAFLVGKQMPYALLAMISFVTLILVTVFILGVPLKGSLPALLIGGFLFILSVTGLGLMISAFVRSQVAAIFATSLICLIPSVNFSGLLYPVSTLTGPSHMIGLTFPSSWFQIVSLGTFTKGLGMASFGQAYLALMALALLFVGGARLMLGKQEK; this is encoded by the coding sequence ATGATCCCGCCCGCTCAGATCCTCCCCGAAGAGGCGATACGGATCGAAAGCCTTTCGCATCGATACGGTGGTATCGTCGCCCTGAACGAGGTTTCGCTCTCCCTGCCCAAGGGGAAGACCACCGCGCTGGTCGGGCCCGACGGTGTCGGCAAGTCGACGCTGCTCGGCCTCATATCCGGCGTGAAAAAGCTGCAGACGGGACGTCTTTCGGTTCTCGGCTTCGATCTTGCCGAGCGTCGCAAGCGGGAGGATTTCCTTGCCCGCGTCGCCTACATGCCCCAGGGGCTTGGTCGCAATCTCTACCCGACGCTTTCCGTCCGCGAGAATATCGACTTCTTCGGGCGCCTCTTCGGACTGTCCGCAGCCGAGCGGGAAGCGCATCTGCGGCGCCTGCTGGACGCGACGGGACTCGCTCCCTTTCCGGACCGGCCCGCCGGCAAGCTTTCGGGCGGCATGAAGCAGAAGCTGGGCCTGTGTTGCTCGCTGGTCCACGATCCCGACCTGCTCATCCTCGATGAGCCCACCACGGGTGTCGATCCCCTGTCGCGACGGCAGTTCTGGGAACTGGTGGATGCGATGTGCGCGGAGCGGCCGGACATGACCGTGCTCGTCTCCACGGCTTACATGGAAGAAGCAGAGCGCTTCGGCCACCTCGTGGCGATGGATGATGGCAAGGTGATCGCGCAAGGGGATACAGGCGAGATCATGCGTGAAGCGGGCGCGGATACGCTGGAAGCCGCCTATGTACGCCTGCTCCCGCAAGACAAGCGGCCGTCGGGCGACGCGCTGGTCGTGCCGGCCTGGCAGGACAAGGGCGAGGCGCCGGCAATCGAGGCGCATGACCTTACCCGGCGCTTTGGCGATTTCGTAGCGGTCGATCATGTGAACTTTCGCATCGGACGCGGCGAGATATTCGGTTTTCTGGGCTCGAACGGCTGCGGCAAGACCACGACCATGAAAATGCTGACCGGCCTGCTCGATGCAACGGACGGGACGGCCAGCCTTTTTGGGCGGCCGATCGCCCCCGGAGACATGGAGACGCGCATGCGCGTGGGCTATATGTCGCAGGCCTTCTCCCTCTATGAAGAGCTTTCGGTTCGCCAGAACTTGGTCCTTCATGCGCGGCTCTATCGCGTGCCACGCGCGCAGGCAGGCGAACTGGTTTCGGCCGCGCTTGCCCAGTTCGAGCTCGAGGCCCATGCCGACGCCGTTCCCTCGGCGCTTCCGCTCGGCATACGGCAACGCCTGCAACTCGCTGCCGCCTGCCTCCATCGACCCGAGATCCTCATCCTGGACGAGCCGACATCCGGCGTCGATCCGGCCGCGCGCGACATGTTCTGGCGTCACCTGATCCGGCTCTCGCGCGACGAAGGGGTGACGATATTCGTCTCGACCCACTTCATGAACGAGGCGGAACGGTGCGACCGCATATCGCTGATGCATCGTGGTCGGGTTCTGGCCGTCGGCGCGCCGGCGGAACTCACGCAGCGTTATGATGCGGAGCGGCTCGAGGATGCGTTCATCGCTGTCCTCGAGAAGGATAATGACGAAGTGCCGACTGCGGCCCCCGCTACCTTGCCGACCGACACTTCGGCTGCTTCCCCGACTGTGGCCGCCGGTGCGCGAGCGATGGCTATGGGCGTGCCGCGATTGCCGACCGCTGCCGGCAACTGGCCGGGCTTTGCCTGGGCCTTTGCCCGGCGCGAAGCGACCGAACTCATGCGCGATCGCATCCGGCTCGCCTTCGCGCTGATCGGCCCGATCATCCTGCTGTGCATTGCAGCCTACAGCATTTCCTTCGACGTCCAGAATATCCGCCTTGCCGTGCTCGATCATGACTGCAGTGCCGCGAGCCGCGACCTGCAACGTTATTTTGAAGGGTCACGCTATTTCCGGGTTGAGCCCGAACTTCAAAGCGACGCCGCCGCCGAGCAGGCGTTGCGCGAGGCATCGGCCAAGATGGTGCTGGACATACCCCCCGGCTTCGGACGCGACCTGGCCGCAGGGCGGCGGCCCGCGATCGACGTGCGGATCGACGGCGCAAGCCCCTTCCCCGCGTCGAACGCGCGCGCTTATGCCGAGGCCATTCTCCTTCGCTATTCGATCGATCAACTGCGGTCCACGCAGCTCTTCGCAATCCCTGATCTTTCGTCCACGATCGAACCCCGCTTCATCTACAACCAGGAGTTTCGCAGCATCTACGCCATGGCGCCGGGCGTCCTGATGCTCTGCATGATCCTCATTCCCGCAATGCTGACGGCCCTTGGGGTCGTGAGAGAGAAGGAGATCGGTTCGATCACCAATCTCTACGCCTCGCCGGCGAGCCTGGGCGCATTCCTGGTCGGCAAGCAGATGCCCTATGCCCTTCTGGCGATGATCAGTTTCGTGACGCTGATCCTCGTGACTGTCTTCATTTTGGGAGTGCCGCTCAAGGGGTCCTTGCCGGCCCTTCTGATCGGTGGCTTCCTCTTCATCCTGTCAGTCACCGGGCTCGGGCTGATGATCTCCGCATTTGTGCGCTCGCAGGTCGCCGCCATCTTCGCGACGTCGCTCATCTGCCTCATCCCGTCGGTGAACTTCTCAGGGCTCCTCTACCCCGTTTCGACCCTGACAGGCCCGAGCCATATGATCGGGCTGACATTTCCCTCCTCCTGGTTCCAGATCGTCAGTCTGGGCACATTCACCAAGGGTCTGGGCATGGCCAGTTTCGGCCAGGCCTATCTGGCCCTGATGGCGCTCGCATTGCTCTTCGTGGGCGGCGCACGCCTGATGCTGGGAAAGCAGGAGAAATGA